gatattttgactagaaatgagaaaaatgcacttggtaagatttcgatttttgtaATACATAAATATACcgaaataattttcacttgttccattggcagattttttttcttgaattaagcgaaaaactcttgaattaagcaaaaaaacccaatcttgaattaattggaaaaaaaaaaaaaaaaaaaaaaaaaacttaaattaagcaaaaaaaatcttgaattgagtgaaaaaaatcttgaattaagcaaaaaaaatctgccaatggaacaattgaAAATTATCTTTATCCTAAGttttctctttaggtgattatgtcttattttaagtgtgatgagatattttgactagaaatgagaaaaatacacttggtaagattttgatttttgtaatacATACTTAAATATACcgaaataattttcacttgttcctttggcagatttttttttttttttgcttgaattaagtgaaaaaatcttgaattaagcaaaaaaaaaacaatcttgaattaattgaaaaaaacaaacaaaaacaaaacaaattaagcgaaaaaatcttgaattgagtgacaaaaatcttgaattaagcaaaaaaaaaaatctgctaatggaacaattGCAAATTATCTTTATCCTAAAAttttctctttaggtgattatgtcttattttaagtatgatgagatattttgactagaaaggagaaaaatacacttggtaagatttcaatTTTTGTAATACATACTTAAAtataccaaaataattttcacttgttccactggcagatttttttttttttttttgcttgaattaagcaaaaaaaatgttgaattaaggaaaaaaaaaaaaaacaatcttgaattaattgaaagaaaaaaaaaaaaacttaaattacgcgaaaaaatcttgaattaagtgaaaaaaatcttgaattaagccaaaaaaaccctcTTGAATTACCtgagaaaaatcttgaattaagaaaaaaataataataatacaaaatattgaattaaggataaaaaaaaaaatctgccaatggaactagtgaaaattatcttgtaagatttcttgaaatcagattttccagatctactgtctaaaaataaattcttatatctcactggaatGTAATAAGGTATTTTTTTACTCAGTGACAGTAAAAACCTGCCCAGTTCTGCAGCTTTAAATCATCGACTAGTTTTGTTTTGCTGCTGCcatgtttctattctattcaagcATTTCCCCATAAGGTTTTCCTGATAAATGAGTTATTTTTATTTCGttctgaatattaaaaaaaaatcagtccatGTAAACACTTGATgatcaccaaaaaaacaaaaaaaaaacacagactttgGAGATGTTCGCACTTCCTACTGCTTTCCACCAGGGGACAAGAAAGGTTGCATTTGTGAATTCTCAGTCAGTTTTGTAGCATCGTCTTCAGTGTTTctgtaaatcctttttttttccgtCATCACAGCACATTCAGTCGGTCCCGGTCGCCCTCACACCGTCTCCGCTGACGGTCGCGGTGGACCATCTCGTGATTATTTCAGGGTTAGACAAGTCACCGTCTAGCATTAAGCAGTTTATTCTTGGCTCTGCCTTTCAGATTCTTCACAAAGCCTTTCCAAAGCCGGTGTGAGCTCACTCCCAGGATCAGCTGTCGGATACCATTCATAAGCTCCGCTCCAACTACCTGCTGTGTTATGTATCAGTGTAAACTCGCTGCTGCCCGTCTTCACCTTATCCAACACCACACagtcaataaaaacagaatttcttcctttttttttttttttttcacattttcaacaTCTGCTATTTTGTTTTACACTTTGGCTCCTTTTGTTTCTCGTTaaaatcaaaatgaataaaagctgCCGATGTGAGGAACTGTAGTACAAAACTATACGAGCATAAGTGATAAAAACCTCCCCCAGAAATGTACAGTAGGTCAAGTAAAAACAAGGCAAcagaaatgacaacaacaacaaaatagtaATTTCCTCAGCAATACAGTCAGGtctttacattaaccctttcatgcatgaattattgagAAACTATAATCAATCGGACGTGTCCAATTGGATTCAGCTCTTATTTTTTTAGTGACAAACACAACTGTATAACAATGGTTTGAATGCAGGCTGATGATAAATATAATTTGCATAAACACAGTGGATTTATGAATGATTTGACTCATCAGTAGCAAACATGAATGACCTGATAAAGTATTAACCcattacattagattggattaggtTACGTTacgttagattaggttaggtatacgttacattatgttatgttacgttacgttagattaggttaggtatACATTACGTTACATTGCATTACGTTgcattagattagagtagattaaattaggttaggCTAGGCGATGCTACATTATGTTACGTtacgttagattagattagattagattagatagaactttattgatcctttgggcagacccggtgctacttttaggGCAGTttgcaaattaatttttcactctgtttaacatttcttaagtaatttttcaccatttattataatattattctctatattgtgcatttttcactgtaaatcttgCATTTTCCGATgttcatttcctatatttaatttagatgtttatgaaaactcagagttaattcaaagagTATTATATCTATCTATTATAtattcttcccactccttttcgaatgtaaataaattattttgaaattttttaacttgcatgtattctgtaaatgctcgaaataaacaaataaatgaatgaatgaatgaatgtcaaaacagacaaaactggagaaaaagtgagtttttcagcaaaatatttcaataactgaacataaaaataatgtatccatccactgtcattgatctaactccatgggttttactggtgaatcaatgttgtacaagacaatggtgtttccatggtaactacggaacctcttatcgtccaaatgggtcatatctgatgaccatgaaaagatgaaaaactgtattttacaccaactatttacatgtattgataggattagtggatcaacaggtattaaacagtttagatcagtagatggttttggtcggtggtggaggtttgggtctttatgggttaaaataacaagCGTTCATTACAAGTAAATCCACGAGGTAATTAGGGTTCTGCAGTGCCGTTCAGCAAAATTAACAATATCAGTTTGGGTTAATTACTGCAGATATTGTGGTTTCAGTTgaacatgcatgaaagggttaaaatcgtCCATGAAGCCCTCACCTCCTCCTTATCAGAGGTACCAggtttttcttctcctcctcgcGCCTCCTTTCTATTCGTTTCATCTTGTAGTCCCACTTGGGAACCTGCagctggttgtggttgtggttctgtttaacctTTTCGGGGATGAAGGTAGGATGCGGGGCCTTGCAGAGCCGGACTTTGGGCACCACAAGGCCCGGCCGGACACTGCTCCTCCTCATCATGTTCAGAGGCAGTAAACTCGCCCGTCGCATGACCACGGACGACACCGCCGCCATTTCACTGAACAGCTGAGGCTGGAGGCTCGCCCTGCGATCTCTCACCTTTGGGATGAGGAGGACTCGCGAGTTCTGGAAAAGCCTCTTGTAGTGGTTCAGTCGGTCCGGACCCAGGCTCTTCAGTTCGGCGAGTCGTTTCCTTCTCAGGATCTCCTGAACCGCGAAACGCCGCTTTCCAATGCACGGCGGGCTTCCCGGACACACCGTGTGACACGCTGTGGCGATGAATGGACTGGAGATGCCGGTGGTGACCCGGACCATGTGTTCCAGGACGCCGTCGTCCACGGGGTTCACCTTGTTGTTGATGTAGAACCTGTACGGGCAGCAGGAGAAGAGGCTGCTCAGACGTTTCCCACAGGACTTGGGTTCTTGGGCCTGAGTCACCAGCTCCTGGAAAGAAAAGATCCAACaacagttaaccctgtaaagcctgagcctttaaatcattgacagaaaattccagttctttgaaactggagcctttattggtctttctgaacaaccccaacgaccattggtcctattttttcagactgatctcaagaAATGATATTGTATgttacaccagttcttatggcatttggtgtgctataccttCGTATTTTCGACTGTTCGTGTCCATTCGATTGCGTCAAGATCttcggttcacataaccctaagggtgttttcacacagcgttCTCAAGACCATACCAtacttggatatgttcacacctttcTCGCAGATGTTACGTTCACAAGCACATGCCACAACCCATGCCCGAGtacgaatgggtgttacagggctgaaacagtagctGGTAaggtggaaggaattctgtcgctatcctacaactgcggaagtcagaagaagacaaacccttacctatctgttagcttgtttgaggcaaagagaagcagagcgaccttcgttttccctgatatatcactgagtggttcggtcgataaggtgagcctgtgctgcgtggatccgaggctttttcaggaggcAACCGGAGTGCCGTCtgtggtcttgtggtgattaactCACTTTCAgagttgtcggagtggtgattaggtcacttccggactcAGGCACGGATCGCATGGCACGGACACAGATGGGCGGTGgcagcgtgcagtgaaagtgaaacttaagacgctttactaattcctctattaccgCATGTCACCTACGTGAAACCAGTTCGACTTGGCTCAGCTCCCggtgttgtgcacctcatttcctttcccctaccttcggaaacttgtatttgagggggtacgacgtttgttgcccgcactggaaccagaactgtgCCCGGCGTTCACCCTGCCACTAcgttcacaagcatcgctaagtagtgtatcaaatacgtgatattcctgtaaatgaatcacatgctgtggacaaatttttgagcagattggagggattccacccttttgaagaaatggaagcgttgacagtgttccagtggacctggtgtcgtctgtttggacctggtgtcagctttttagaccgtttctgcctcaacgccatgttggctacgttctgaccaaaacaatgcagcatacacatgatgtcatcgcacatgcgcaacgaaggcggactcgataagcagaatcgttaagcaggcaggcaaacgattccaaggaatcaagctactgggatccggttctcgaaaagaaccggttctcgattcccatccctaattatgagGCTGCTGTTGTGTTCATCATATGTTTGTTCACCTCCAACATGGGCCACTCCAGGGGGAAGGAGTCACAGAACTGTTCAGCACATGGTCTGGACATCAGCTGCAGCATCAGGTCGGCTGTTTCATGGCGACCGGTGAACAACGCCCATTCCCTGGACGTCATGTGACGACTGTTGTCCCGCGCCTGAACATCACTTCCTGGAAACAAACACTGATGTAAGTGgtctaaagcagaggtgtcaaactcattttagctcagaggccacattcagcccaatgggatctcaagtagaccagtaaaataacaggcaTAGCAAcctataagttaaaaaaaacaaatgttgctctttgttttactgtgaaagttaaattacttAATGAAAACAACCctgtacaccctgaaatatcttttttcttttttttaagtgcaatttCCAATGTCGCAAATTATGTTGTATTTGTTGTAGCTTactattaacacaatttacagatcacagtggatctacaaaaacatttgtaacaggcataattttgttaaaattgcacttattttcaccagaaattccaggtttttcatatttgttcaggttattcatattttaccatgaaaggatagtttgtaaaggtaaatattttcataatataatttgacttttgtcCACGttagacaagaaaaaaaattggagttgtcattatttatgggatattatattatcattttatttgttatcGCATtgaactgtatgtggcccctgaacatccTTCACTattaacccacacagacccaaacctccaaaagcatctactgatctaaaatgtttaatacctgtagatccattaattctatcaatacatgtaaaaaattggtgtaaaatacagtttgtcatcttttcgtggttgtcagatatgacccatttggacgttcagaggctctggggTCAAGAGTTtttcagctttatttaaaaaaaacaaaaacataaataacaaaaaaacaaaatgctgtccactgcaaaggacattccataaaaataaaaaaaaaaa
The DNA window shown above is from Sphaeramia orbicularis chromosome 17, fSphaOr1.1, whole genome shotgun sequence and carries:
- the ankrd33bb gene encoding ankyrin repeat domain-containing protein 33B, with amino-acid sequence MVLITEHHSDESKVRENGVAVGVGMGADSPVMSITRINEEGEECEVSEEDENDVEVPYTREYWEDEDDIYQEFEELDFDSLPDRTDTRSVASDDSFYPPDSSVSSCLYRSPSPDSPEPISFYKACCNNNAIIVKIMIRQGMTEEEVKETDRNRRSGLIMACYYGYVDVVMALSQCPYLDVNWQDNEGNTALITAAQAGHVFISNYLLNYFPGLDIERRNCHGFTALMKAAMQGRSQCVRALMLAGSDVQARDNSRHMTSREWALFTGRHETADLMLQLMSRPCAEQFCDSFPLEWPMLEELVTQAQEPKSCGKRLSSLFSCCPYRFYINNKVNPVDDGVLEHMVRVTTGISSPFIATACHTVCPGSPPCIGKRRFAVQEILRRKRLAELKSLGPDRLNHYKRLFQNSRVLLIPKVRDRRASLQPQLFSEMAAVSSVVMRRASLLPLNMMRRSSVRPGLVVPKVRLCKAPHPTFIPEKVKQNHNHNQLQVPKWDYKMKRIERRREEEKKNLVPLIRRR